The Dermacentor albipictus isolate Rhodes 1998 colony chromosome 2, USDA_Dalb.pri_finalv2, whole genome shotgun sequence genome has a segment encoding these proteins:
- the LOC139055523 gene encoding uncharacterized protein, whose translation MVSSRSIHHVPYIKRLDPKTSEDASDAHAQSGFLTFSECHSIGPAAELYTGTRPSASGDALAAVDSPAPLVTTALPAAQLTPEPGSQLLVPAPSPSATAHPSPSQNAHQTVSDLPSGRSPAMASQTPIGNGTPVVVHDETSTPMDLSSALPSVPSAPRGSQKRPSEQSAPDSCSANSGSQGKRSCLTTDHPVVSTPGSVCYKATIKALAPTSLTEIPNRIIQASLDACLGTAGFRGFTARKKSNTIAVWLPTLAAVERLQTLQRLSITSEITVPVQVYLVEGSDLQLCVVYNVDVGEDQTALQRELCCPTHRVIQARGRRP comes from the coding sequence ATGGTGAGCTCTCGTTCCATACATCACGTTCCATACATCAAGAGATTGGACCCCAAGACATCTGAGGACGCCTCGGACGCTCATGCGCAGTCCGGTTTTTTGACATTCAGCGAATGTCACTCCATCGGCCCTGCAGCTGAGTTGTACACTGGGACTAGGCCTAGTGCCTCCGGTGACGCACTGGCGGCGGTAGATTCGCCGGCGCCGCTCGTCACGACGGCGTTACCGGCAgcacaattgacacctgagcctggatcccagctcctggttcctgctccaagtccttcggctacagcccacccatcgccttcccaaaatgcacatcagaccGTGAGTGATCTGCCCTCAGGGCGGAGCCCGGCGATGGCTTCCCAGACACCGATCGGGAATGGGACTCCAGTTGTTGTGCATGACGAAACGAGTACTcctatggacttgtcttctgcgctaccatctgtgCCGTCAGCCCCCCGTGGTTCTCAGAAGCGTCCTTCAGAGCAGTCTGCACCAGATTCGTGTTCGGCCAACAGCGGCTCCCAAGGCAagcgttcctgtctaacgactgaccacccagttgtgtcgacaccgggctcggtttgctataaagcaaccattaaAGCTCTGGCCCCCACAAGCCTCACGGAGATTCCGAACAGGATTATTCAGGCGAGCCTAGACGCTTGTCTTGGCACCGCAGGCTTCCGCGGCTTCACGGCCCGGAAGAagtcaaataccatcgctgtgtggctcccgacattggctgctgtcgagcgtttgcaaacgcttcaaCGTCTCTCGATAACGAGTGAGATCACCGTGCCGGTCCAGGTGTACCTGGTAGAGGGCTCGGATCTACAGCTCTGTGTCGTTTACAACGTGGACGTTGGCGAGGACCAGACTGCTCTCCAGCGTGAGCTCTGCTGTCCTACTCACCGTGTCATTCAAGCGCGTGGAAGAAGGCCTTAG